One region of Nycticebus coucang isolate mNycCou1 chromosome 10, mNycCou1.pri, whole genome shotgun sequence genomic DNA includes:
- the LIM2 gene encoding LOW QUALITY PROTEIN: lens fiber membrane intrinsic protein (The sequence of the model RefSeq protein was modified relative to this genomic sequence to represent the inferred CDS: substituted 2 bases at 2 genomic stop codons) has protein sequence MYSFMGGGLFCAWVGTILLVVATATDHWMQYRLSGSFAHQGLWRYCLGSKCYLQTESIGEPHRSRLGRASGPKGHLXPRWGSERERDQPAWTXLWGALTAYWNATRAFMILSALCATSGIIMGILAFAQQPTFTRLSRPFSAGIMFFASTLFVLLALAIYTGVTVSFLGRRFGDWRFSWSYILGWVALLMTFFAGIFYMCSYRMHECRRLSTPR, from the exons ATGTACAGCTTCATGGGTGGTGGCCTCTTCTGTGCCTGGGTGGGGACCATTCTCCTGGTGGTGGCCACGGCAACAGACCACTGGATGCAGTACCGGCTGTCGGGGTCCTTTGCCCACCAGGGCCTGTGGCGGTACTGCCTGGGAAGCAAGTGCTACCTGCAGACAGAGAGCATCGGTGAGCCCCACAGGTCTAGGCTGGGCAGAGCCTCAGGGCCCAAGGGCCACCTGTAGCCCAGGtggggctcagagagggaaagggacCAACCA GCATGGACGTGACTCTGGGGTGCTCTCACAGCATACTGGAATGCCACCCGGGCCTTCATGATCCTGTCTGCCCTGTGCGCCACCTCTGGCATCATCATGGGCATCCTGGCCTTCGCTCAGCAGCCCACCTTCACTCGCCTGTCCCGGCCCTTCTCTGCTGGCATCATGTTCTTTGCCTCAA CCCTTTTTGTCTTGTTGGCCTTGGCCATTTACACTGGAGTCACAGTCAGCTTCCTGGGCCGCCGCTTTGGGGACTGGCGCTTTTCCTGGTCTTACATCCTGGGCTGGGTAGCCCTGCTTATGACCTTCTTTGCAG GGATTTTCTACATGTGTAGCTACCGGATGCATGAATGCCGGCGCCTGTCTACTCCTCGCTGA